The following is a genomic window from Episyrphus balteatus chromosome 1, idEpiBalt1.1, whole genome shotgun sequence.
aagtttgttctacatatccagcagttctataatatatggtttatgcaattttgtgacgtgttccgctattttaaaaacactaatgttaaaaaaaataaattgcacgactggggtcgcacgtacttgctcttatgcttaaagtaactataatgttaaagctttttatacaagaaatttaaaatttgatattttgaagaaatttcataagtagtataaaaaaattaaatctgttttattaattaataaaactccgttttaaattatcttaaaaaaaaaaataaatatgccattttatttcttgtataaaaatgtatttttagaaaaaaattttcgaaaattgtaggagccgttttttaaaaaaataattttttatgtaggtataaaaattttttaacatttttcaaaaaaaaagttggtatgccattttgaagaaataattaatttacacataaaaactaaattccaaaatttttcattgatccgttttcaaaaaattgatttttcaaacaaaaattttgaaatatttttcaaaaaaccaaaaatgcgttttttgaaaattctctaaaattttaatattatctttacttacacacttttgtataaaaattttcatttaaatcgggtaaatgttgtacgagatattcagaaacgaaaaaaaaaccgttctatgacaggtaccgttaataacggtacaaaaaatattttttttatttaaaaagttggctcttatgtgtagtactacacacaaaaattttaatcaaaatcgttagagccgtttttgaaaaaaattaacttttctatttccgttatatggcaggtaccgttagttttggtcataaaaaaaaatttcaatttcccctctattgaatcaccaaaaactgctaactaccaagtttgaagaaaatcacttccctcgtttaggctgcagctccagatagagacagacacgtGCCCACGTGCCCCCCCCCTGTATCCGCCTATGcaagcggcgaccgtcgagttgcttagctcataaggttagaggttaaaattggtgtcaaatgaaagataagttgatactgaaaataaaaaaatagggttgccacttctaaaatgggaacttccatgtggcaaccctatttgaaaggaaaaattgtcacataactaatacattcatatctttgctatttggccagataaaaattttttttaatgccaaacgaaagtcaaaatattaaaaaaaaaataataaaataatataaaaaacgtCACCCttcaaatgtggcaaccccattcaaatgaatacaacactgacaaaaatcttctttgaacaaaacagtataactttttatgcactagaaagctaaactatacgccatattttagataatactcccttctatctaaaaaattttgggtgccacctcgcaaatgcagacaagtactcggcaaccctatccaaatgccgagtacttgtctgcatttgcgaggtggcacccgacatttttaagatagaagagagtcttagctaaacatgatgtattttatagcctttaactctatcaaatattatacactttggccaaaaaacaagtgatttttgcgttttttagcattttagtagggttgccgagtacttgtctgcatttgcgaggtggcacccgacatttttaagatagaagagagtcttagctaaacatgatgtattttatagcctttaactctatcaaatattatacactttggccaaaaaacaagtggtttttacgttttttagcatttggatagggttgccgagtacttgtctgcatttgcgaggtggcacccgacattttttagatagaagagagtcttagctaaacatgatgtattttatagcctttaactctatcaaatattatacactttgacCAAAAAAACaggtgatttttgcgttttttagcagtttagtagggttgccgagtacttgtctgcatttgcgaggtggcacccgacatttttttagatagaagagagtctaagctaaacaggatgtattttatagccttcaactctatcaaatattatacactttggccaaaaaacaagtgatttttgcgttttttagcatttggatagggttgccgagtacttgtctgcatttgcgaggtggcacccgaaattttttagatagaagagagtctaagctaaacaggatgtattttatagccttcaactctatcaaatattatacactttggccaaaaaacaagtgatttttgcgttttttagcatttggatagggttgccgagtacttgtctgcatttgcgaggtggctcccaaaattttttagatagaagggagtattatctaaaatatggcgtatagttaagttttctagtgcataaaaagttatactgttttgttcaaagaagatttttgtcagtgttgtattcatttgaatggggttgccacatttgaagggttacgttctttatattattttattatttttttttaatattttgactttcgtttggcattaaaaaaaaatttttatctggccaaataacaaagatatgaatgtattagttatgtgacaatttttcctttcaaatagggttgccacatggaagttcccattttagaagtggcaaccctatttttttattttcagtatcaacttatctttcatttgacaccaattttaacctctaaccttatgagctaagtaactcgacggtcgcctctccgactattAGGTATAGGCCAAATGTTGGTTTTGTGGCAAAACAAATTgtagtttttaatcaaaatgaaCATGATAGTaggggaatttaaaaaaactgtgGCTTTCTTCATGCCGTCTATTCGTCTCTGTGTTTCTCATCTGTTTTTTCTATTGTTCCATCCATTGTTAATATAATTCTTTACAGTGTCTTTATAGACGCAGTAAATATTTCACATTTAAGAAATccaattcattcattttttttttttcagggctCAATAACGCTAAGAGGCCCAAGCAATTGGCGTTTTGTCAATAATGGAGCAGGCGAAAAGGCTCATAATTTTTTCTACATAATCTTTGGTAAGCCCCTATCATTCGTTGGGGGCCCCGGAGCGAGTGAGAACAAGGTTTTGTTGCAATATTAcaacaaatttcacaaaaacaagGAATTTTAATGAGTAGAAATTAAGAAGTTCCTCCGCATCTCAGTCACAGTTAatgtaaaaatacaaatacaataatAGGATCTTTGTGAACATTTGTATTTATCGgtcattgaaaaaatgttacaaTTAAACCCAGGCATGAAATCTTACACaaagaaataaacaatttacgaaaaaccaaaattcacACGTACCTCGCTGAACAcgcattttttttagataaatacctcaaaataATGCGTCATATCGCCAGATTACATGAACCGTCTTCTCCACCCCCACTTTGCACATTGGGCCATATACATAAACACTGTTTAAGCTGCTTCTAAGAAATCCCCAGTTTAACATAAACTAGGATAAAAACGATTATGAATATGCCCCATtcagtttaataaaaaaaaaatgaatacaaaaagtacgtatacgccacagtgcatgtgGACAACGTGCAATTACGTAACAAATGTGAATTACTACTTTCCCCTAGGTGCCTAGGTGCTGACACAtccaaattgattttaaataacaCTTGAAACTAATAATTTACCAACAACTTCATTTTCTTTGTCGTCAGTGTtatgttaataaataaataaaaaaaaataaaatcctttcatatcagataaaaaataaaataataaaaaataaaaaattaaaatttcttcagCTTCTTACATattgttttcactagagcccaaatgagataatttcgaaaattagttcagttcaaatttcaaatttaatttttttttctataagattCGACATTGCGAAATAATCTTATTTGGGCTATAgagaaaacaggctattaaattctgtttatttaaaaaatacaaatttaacacaaaaccaaacagatacatttaaacaaaatacactcctgctcaaatttaacgcatatcctatttattttacaaaaaagtcctatTATTACTTTATGTCAcagtatcatttttttttttttttttttcaaatgagtcaggagtgatcttaaattcaaggtattaaataaaatgtttgaggGGAAGATTTGGAAAGAGATTTGCTGAAGTCAATCTTTCAACCTGCGAACCTTTTAGATACTCGTACGTACAGAGTTAGTGAGCTCccctaggcgaatgctttacctaCGTGCTATCCCAGTGTTGCAAATaagggtgataaaatgcaacttAAGCTGAAgtacgataaaaataaaaaaatttcttacgttattttaattttaatttaaatatattacaTGTTAGTTTTCTCAACATTAAATCATCGTTGAGCATATTacatttgaatcgtttatttcagaaacgacataagtccatgagcataaacttttcaggagcaacaaaaaactgttttttacttaaaattccacaacacttcaaatttagagtatgtcgagttataatctagcctaagatgcatttagaaacctttaaaatattaacttttttttaggtctttgcggctttttaagcctttaaagtcggtggacttatgtcgtttctgaaataaacgaaatttttgtggtaaaacttttgtttttatttatctatagtttttgaaccctagtttcgattttaataaattaaatagcagtagatagagtaaatctttacctttttatagatgtataacttaaaggcttgcgtgtcatgatgtttgccaaaaaaatttaaaactggtaaaatgtcatattattcaagagttaaaaatgctgccaccaccagaaatctggctataacttttgaatcctgagtacaattttaatgaatttaatagatatagatagagtaattctttacctttttgtagatatataacaaaagggggtgcgtgttaagattgctgccaaaataatttaaaactggtaaaaagtcatgtatttaacagtcaaaaatgttgtcaccgggtgaaaattttccatatattttgaacccttttctttcagttttcgtattttggggggtctgacacacagtacacataaaaaggtaatatattccgaactgacattggtcgccaaattgtcaaaacatgacaatttggcgaccaacgTCAGCTatcgaattcttaattgttttaaaataccgacgaaaaacgcacaaaaaccgcaAAACCACGCacaacactaattttttaacaattatcgaccattttccgcgaagaaacaccaagaaaattggttatttttcaatttataattattttaaatgacattttataaattaaaacaaaaacaaatttttgtttactgcgattaaaatattaaaattaagggccgacctgacagattggtgcccatttttgacaaacaaattttgacaacgttcggaatatattaccttattatgtgtactgtgggtctgacatacttaatttttttttcaatgagaaatttccaaaaaaaaaaaaatttggaaaaagtggacttatgctgtttctgaaataaacgattcattttacgttgcgttttttccgtCAGTGTAGACAACAATCCGGATTTTCATTCAATAGAAGATGTCTTGAAAATGTTGAAGAGATACattcgcgaccgaaatccacctccaagctccaagcagtcttgatcaaCTCAAAACTGCAGTAAAAGAAGAGTTACAACAAAACTTTCAAAAGTTAAATCTTAGAATGAACAGACGACTCCAAGTTGTCATATTGGGAAGAACTGTCACTtgataagaagaaaaaattgtGCGTTAATTTTTAGCAGGAGTGTATAAagagaattttttgttataGTTTAAGTTACCTAGTAACCCAAAAATccttttcaaagatttttttgatatcaaaTACACAATCCGTTAAGCGACTGTGGCGCCAATTATTCTCATTcataggggattttttttttcttttctaaaggcttggccacactggagggtatgcggtagcggtacgggtagcggtgagggtacttgtatgaaaaaaattccaaactgacaaataaacgttcaggtgtggaatttttttagtacaaatatcgttgccgctacccgtaccgctaccgcgtaccctccggtgtggccaagccttaaaggcttgaccacaccgaAAAGACATACATGCGGTAGAGATACgggtaaaggcttggccacaccggagggtatgcggtagaggtacgggtagcgataactatatttgtatgaaaaaaattccacatctgaacgttgatatgtcagtttggaatttttttcatacaagtaccgttacctctacccgtaccgctaccgcataccctccggtgtggccaagccttaattgtatgaacaaaattccaaactgcaACATCGATTGATCCAATGTGAAgggaattgaataaaaaaaaaaaatcaaaaattttgattggtctaaaaacaaaattacgaATTGATTCTACAAAACGAAGGGTCAAATAATCGTCGCATACGTTAATGAACTCGTGAACGGAATATGTTCATTTGGCATGAGGTCATACGTAAAGCAAACTACTTCGTGTTCAACTGAACAGAATGTCATATTCGTTTGATTTGAAGCTTTGGAACTTTAAACGGGTTCAATAAGTTAggtcgtgtgtgaattgcgttaaatagttaaatccgtgttaaatttttgacactattgaggttaataaaaaaatttcagctgtatgtgcctggctacacagtgatttttcaatcgcctatcCAGTCcggttgtaggcaagaggggtgaggattttcctctttttgacatttgttcctagaaaatgtgaattggaacgtgattgggcacaacactgtgtgGCCAGGCACTATggattattgtttaaatttttgtctgccttttttctgccatgatgcttctttttaataaaaaaaaaaaacaaaacaaaaccatctgcaaattgagatctcgcaggatctactttttatacagcttgtattgagcttgcttcagaattaaatttcttatagaagtttgaacttgtttaacaacttctaataagttgtttaaatattgttaaagaaacttaaacgaaaaaagcttgttttcggaaaagccttcttaatgaatttatagaagatttacagaaattaccaagtttagtatttggtttttggttttgatattgaataatctagctgggacactttttggttttgacattgaataatttagctcagacatttttttacatttctgctatttgaattgattaagtttttgatttcattaattaatatacgaggatggccgagtgcgtagagtggtggactgccaccaagcagatacgaagttcgattcctgggtgtggtaaaaaaattatatacttttaaaattattattaatagataattcaatttcagattaaaagataaaattcatgatttaaaatcaaataaaaaccatttaaaaaagaattattttttgtttttgtagtagtttttttttcgataagacatgtattaaagagctatacaagctcttccgaagctatctgtcaaatctcaaagcttctgtagagcttcggtaaagcttcgtttaaacttcttatagagggtcaaacttgtataacgttctcctttttccatgcccaacaaccttactaaagtttaaaagaagctaaaatgtagcttttgtaataccttaaccgaagctgaaatgttagttgggccTAGACCGCTCTAACcgttaattacactggtcggcaacaaaatggagcttgaaccaaaccatatttttctaaaggacttttgtgtgctgattccgaatctgaagtcaaaatttcactgacaCCTCacattttcgaaatatttaaatattaacaggtcaaaaacgcatttttgtggtacttttggcgttgaatttcatcaccgttaaattttttttcgcaaaactacatatgcaatattcaaaagccatattttatcgttttaaatacgtttatttttattttcgaaattatttttttctaaaagatatttgatatagaaaggtatgatatctcaaaatcttagtggttaaggtaacttatggttcttgaagcagatttgaagtacatttcagttttcgactcctgattcggttgaaaaaaatagcaaaatattacggaaaaataatatttttagatcaaatgttaaaaaacatttcatttaaaattagtttttgagactttatagctaaaattgtgatgagcagacctcaaaaactagacgtgatggaagaaatctgtaaactgttttgaattcagcacactcaagtttattaaaatcaccttacagagttcttgctcccgttATCTAACCTATGAAGATGCAAATTCTACCAAAAATTACGTtccttttgtcgacgatttgaccggttttttttatcttagaCGTAAacctttttttagaaataacaCAAGATGGCAGTGCGTACACAAAACCGCTGTACAATTAcccatcataatttttttttttcacctttcACCACACACAATCAGCTGTTTATCTGCCTGTCACAAGGAAAGTCACAAGTAAAAAACAAGATACaacgaaaaagcaaaaaaaaaatatccaagaaATGATAAAAAGATAAgcaaacacataaaaaaaaaaacttctggtacttATATCAATattattctaataaatatttacTCAAAATATCTTTCATAATcataacagacaaaaaaaaagcaaaacctACAAACAAAATGGGCaatcaacaaacaaaaagtGATAAAAACTCACTTCTAAACTCGGAAGAAACAATCTTTGTTGATAATTCATTCAAATCATTGACGACAAACCATGATAAATTAAAACCAGATGCATTATTAAAATCGTGGTCAAATCTAGTCGATCCCGAATTTCTATCTTTCACTAAAGAAAGTCTATTCGGTAAAACAGAAACCATAACAATCAAACAATATATCGAACATTATTACGTTGTGACCAAAGGAAGTCTCTATGAAAAATCAAACTATATTAATTCACGAATTTTTGGTAATCCTCCTGGGGTCGAGGGCGGAATTACCCCAgaaaatttactaaaattcgtTTCTTCTGTTGTAAGAAGCTATTTTATTGTGTTGGATCACAACAAAACACAAGAATACACAAGTTGGTTGAATAGAAATGTTTTAGTTAATCGCAAAGACATTGACAATTATTCACAATATTTGCTAAAAGATTTGATAAATGTCCAACCAATTTCTATGGATGAATTAGAAAATTGGCTACATTTCAATCCACTGTGGTTGCAAATGTGGAAGGCAATTGTAGTATTTTTAATCAGTCAAAAATCTGTGCATATTCCTAGCACAGCTGAGTGCCAACCAAAAACGCTGCCATTATGTGAATTACCACCAAATTGCAATCAATTGAAAAGTATTCTTGATGTGGGAaagattatgtttttaaatgatCAATTGCCAACTGATTTTAGATCGAAATGGAGacttttatttaattcacaAATTCATGGTGAAAGTTTTGCCACTTTTCTaggtaaaattttaaacaaaggaCCAACTGTTCTTATTATTGAAGATgaacaaaagtatatttttggtGGATTTGCTCCACATTCATGGAATTTAAATCCCAAGTTTGTTGGCAATGATACAGCATTATTGTTTACTTTGCAACCAACAATGCAGAGTTTTATTACGTCCGGTTATAATGATCATTATCAATATTTGAATACCAGTCAACAGACAATGCCAAATGGACTCGGAATGGGTGGTCAATTTGAGTATTGGGGATTATGGTTAGATTGTGAATATGGATTGGGACAATCCTCGGAGACATGCACAACTTTTAagaattataaacaattatctGGGCAAAAATCGTTTAATATAAGGAATATTGAAGTATGGGGTGTTGGTGAGGAACCGGAAAAGGATGATGCCGAAGGACCGCAAAGATCAATTCTTGATAAGAATTTGGAAGATAAAGTGATTTTGGATTTGGCCGGACGGCAGATGCATTCTGAGGGTTTGCGTGATCCTGATTTGGAAGAGTAAAAAAGAAGAACTGATTggaggtacctacatatattcaAATTTAATCGAGCAGCCTTTTtgtagaattttagtcaaattaaaaaaaaatatatatataatttaaaattatttaataaataaaaagatgtATTATGTTccttaattataaataaatccttatgattcaataaaatatcctttaatcATAATTTATAGTTGGCATTTAACGAAACAAATATTGAGCTAATTCATGTATACTCAATTGTCGATACTTCTATGATGTTTAGCCGAGCTAAGATATATTTATGAATTCCAGCCAAGTTGTGCCCAGATTCAGTTAGAAAATTACACAATCGTTTTTAACTATACATTTTCTAGGATATGTAAcaatttaagcctagtacgtagctgaaatgaaacgaaatatttttaagtacCCAAAGTCAAGAGCGAatatgttaacgaaaaaataccatccaaataatcagccctattgtgagtATTACGTGGAATGTTTTCCTCccggaatatttttaaaagctatCATGATTTTCTCCCGAAGAAAATTTTCcgttaaggggtaataacaccttgtaaaccacgaaatcgagcgtcattttcatcaccgtataaaacaaagaagaaatattattttcttttggtgtttatttagtttaattaagtatattaataggtaacagaataggctaatgttaaattttttaatgatgtgaaattttttaaatggcggtgtagttcaggatgatagtaaaatcctgtgctcccatcgggcgaccaactaactcctacagtttttaaccgattgggctgaaattttgtgcggtgcttaaaaatactattctctagtgaagaacgtaggatttttttgaaatattaaaatttaacgattttatggtctttttttcaacgaattttgttaattgaatgaaataattttttcaaactaatgttatttctttaaaaattaatatagtatttttaagcacCACACAAAAtctcagcccaatcggttaaaaactgtaggagttagttggtcgcccaatgggagcacaggattttactatcatcctgaactacaccgccatttaaaaaatttcacatcattaaaaaatttaacattagcctattctgttacctattaatatacttaattaaaataaacaaacaccaaaagaaaataatattttttctttgttttatacgctgatgaatatgacgctcgatttcatggtttacaaggtgttattaccccttaaactAGTTTCTTCTTTGGCACCAAAATTAAAGCGGGAGGAGAGCTGTCGAATACCTCGcaaattacctgaaaaaaagttgaaaatacgGCGAGATGTTCAGACGTGAACAACAtttcgcccggaactcacaataggggaaaAGTGGAATTCAATTTTTCTGCATGAAttcttgttcacgtgaaactcacaatagatctgaataaaaaaaaatacaaattaaaaaattcaagaaaaaacatcagcaaaaacaaaaaaaatttaatttcgttcaagatttcgttatttttgtatggaaaattacATTTcccttcagctgcgtactaggcttttaGTGTACGAAAAATAAGTCaagaaaaacaatgaaaaaaaatgtcaacttaAATTTAGGGTGATATGCGTGGGTACTAgcttaaagaaataattttttatttgttaaaaacttttttttttaattgtgtttcaattacaaaaaaaaaaaatacatatatgaatttccattttccacaaaaaaatcaattaatttcaattatttgtgatcttctgtcaaaaaatactGGGAAATACTGGTAACTCAAATTCTATTTGCAAATagtgatcattttttttattgatctgaGGTCAATTTTTCAAGATCTCGATTTTTGAAGAGATTTACACCTAtgcacacgcactttcacacacaccgAAATATTTGGCAGTTATTTggacatttgtttttgtaaatatttgacCAGttacgaataaaaataaatcatttggtAATATCCATTTGCCACAAGAGATCATTGGATTCGCTACAAAAATCTCTTTTTCTTTCAAAAGGAAATCCACATAAGAATTTCAGCCAAGTCGTGCGCAgattaaaatagaaaatcacacaagcctagtacgcagctggaacgacatattttcaaatatccaaagtcaacagcgaacatgttaacgaaaaaataccatcaaaataattaaaggtctgtttaatgaatctgatccgcacagaaaagatcAGAAAAGTACAGGTTTGTGTGTTTCATAAGGAAACACCTTGCCCTAAACTGTTCTACCAACTGTCATTTTGTGTTCCATGTAATTTTCCAGCACAGattagttcaagtttttctgctcctacttttgaGGAAGAGCAAAcgagtgagaagtgtcaaacagcaactgatttgttttatttttacaaaaatatatttaaataaattcaaaataatgaaaatttgtttagaatattcttaatatgaagaaaaattcaaaatgtgaaCAAACGTTGCTTTGCAGCCAAAATGCACTAAGtcaaaaaacatagttttgagtaaatcgatttttaagattttttctcttgtgaaaattcaatgttaacTGTTATTTGTCAGATTATCACTTTAAACACAAACTCAACATTTTGACATTAGTTTCCAAAaa
Proteins encoded in this region:
- the LOC129915630 gene encoding MTOR-associated protein MEAK7, which codes for MGNQQTKSDKNSLLNSEETIFVDNSFKSLTTNHDKLKPDALLKSWSNLVDPEFLSFTKESLFGKTETITIKQYIEHYYVVTKGSLYEKSNYINSRIFGNPPGVEGGITPENLLKFVSSVVRSYFIVLDHNKTQEYTSWLNRNVLVNRKDIDNYSQYLLKDLINVQPISMDELENWLHFNPLWLQMWKAIVVFLISQKSVHIPSTAECQPKTLPLCELPPNCNQLKSILDVGKIMFLNDQLPTDFRSKWRLLFNSQIHGESFATFLGKILNKGPTVLIIEDEQKYIFGGFAPHSWNLNPKFVGNDTALLFTLQPTMQSFITSGYNDHYQYLNTSQQTMPNGLGMGGQFEYWGLWLDCEYGLGQSSETCTTFKNYKQLSGQKSFNIRNIEVWGVGEEPEKDDAEGPQRSILDKNLEDKVILDLAGRQMHSEGLRDPDLEE